The sequence CCAAAATAATAATAGCGTTTCCAACTTTCAGATTTCTCGTGGCTTTGAAATTTGATGtacttttaatttaaaattgaagtcgatcatggtacttttattttaaaaattgaagtacttttattttaataatcagGGAGATATTATTTCGACCATCGGACAAGTGACCAACATCATGCCCCATGTGAAGTTGGATTACCTTATGGATTGCTGATTGGTCCACGCACTATGGTGCATGGTAGGATCAATTCCATGATGCACAGGATTGCAACTCTGCTAGATGATCGAACGGAATTGCAACTGCACAAGGGATCGGTTATTAGAGGTTATTTGCTGGCAACTACATGCATGCAAGATTGTTGCCCTATAAGAAGGGGACTACTCTTTGGAGATGCGAGGCACTTCATATTGTATCGATCTGATTTCTTTCTTTGTTGATTGTTATTCGAATCATTGTATTAAAGAGAGAGTGTTCTTGGTGTAATCCTCTTGTAACAAACACGATCGTGATTAGTGTATTTGAGCCTTGGGCAAGGCGAAGTGGATGTAGGATATTCAATCCGAACCACTATAATTCTTGGTGTTTCTTGTTTACTCAATTTCTCATATACTGATTTTCAATCTCATATCATCGAATTAGTGAAGCTCCTTTGGGTGATCAATCGACTGTGTTTAAAAGGAAACTCAACaaactggtatcagagctgcggTTTGAAGATGGGAACCACTCGATTCGACATCGAAAAATTCACGGGAAAGAATGATTTCAGTTTATGGAGACTGAAAATGAGGGCTTTGTTGGTCCAAAATGGAGTAGAAGATGCACTCCTGGGTGATGACAACTTGCCGgagaaaatcaaaggaattgATAAGAAGGAAATCCTTGCCAAAGCTCATAGTGCTGTGATCTTGAGTCTAGGAGATAAAGTGCTGCGTGAAATTTCAAAAGAAACTACAGCTGCTGCGATCTGGTTGAAGCTTGAGCACCTATACATGACGAAGTCTTTGGCCAATAGACTCTTTCTCAAACAAAAGCTATATACGTTCAAGATGCCGAATGGTAAGTCTATTGAAGATCATATTGATGatttcaataaaatcattttggaTCTTGAAAATATAGAAATTAAGGTGGAAGACGAAGACCAAGCACTGTTGCTATTGCGTTCTCTTCCTGATGGCTATGACAATCTTAGAGATACCATGATATATGGTAAAGATGCTCTAACTTTGGAAGAAGTACATTCGGCCTTGATGTCTAAAGAGTTGAACAAGAAGGCTGGAGTTCATACCAATGATCAGAGTGAAGGATTGTATGTCAGGGGAAGATCGGAGAAGAGAGAGTTTAAGCCAAAGTATAAGTCTCGATCGAAATCAAGAACCAAGTTTAAAAAGAGATGTTACAATTGCAATAAGGAAGGGCATTTCAAAAGGGATTGCCCAGAATGGAACAAGAAACACAACGAAAAGGAGTCAAGTTCAGGAGATGTAGCATTAGCAGAAGATGGCTATGAGAGTGCTGATGTTTTATTAGTAAGTACTGATAAACCTGAACAAGAATGGATTCTAGATTCTGGTTGTTCGTTCCATATGACTCCATGTAAGGAGTGGTTCAGTGCTTTTACCAAGACAAATGGTGGAAAAGTCTTGATGGGAAATAACTTGGCGTGTAAAATTGAAGGCATTGGTTCTGTTAAACTCAAGTTGAGTAATGGAGTGATTAGAACTCTATCTGATGTTAGATTTGTCCCAGATTTAAAAAGAAATCTCATATCTCTTGGAATGCTTGATCAACTTGGTTATGAATTCAAAGCCAAAGGTGGAATTCTTAACATCACGAAAGGTGTAATGCACATTATGAAAGGATCCAGAAACAATGGTCTGTATGTACTGGAGGGCAAGACATGCACTGACCAAAGTGCCCTGAGTGCAGAAGATAAAGACAGAACCAAGTTGTGGCATATAAGATTGGGACATGTCAGTGATAAAGGGATGGCTGAGTTAAACAAACAAGGGGCTTTTGGTAAAGATCAGATAAGCAAGCTCGATTTCTGTGAGCATTGTGTGTTGGGAAAACAGACAAGGGTTAAGTTCAAGAGAGCAGAACACATAACTAAGGGCACCTTGGATTATATACACTCTGATGTATGGGGGCCTGCCAAAACCCAAACACACGGTGGCTCGAGATATTTTATAACCTTcatagatgattactcaaggagagtatggTTATATACTATGAAGCACAAGAATGAGGCTTTGCAAAAGTTCATTGATTGGAAGACACTGATTGAAAATCAGACGGGCAAAAAGATTAAAAGGTTAAGAACAGATAATGGCTTGGAATATTTGAATCAAGAATTCAATGCATTATGCAAAGGGGCAGGCATAGCAAGGCATTTCACTGTTAGGTACACTCCACAGCAAAATGGACTtgctgaaagaatgaacaggACTATATTAGAAAGAGTCAGGTGCATGCTCTCGAATGCAAAACTTGGGAAAAGTTTCTGGGGAGAGGCTGCTAGTACAGCATGTCATTTGATAAACAGATGTCCTTCAGCTGCCTTGGACTTTAAAACACCAATTGAGGTGTGGTCAGGGAAACCAGTAGATTACCAAACTCTTAGATGTTTTGGTTGTACAACCTATATACATGCAAATGAAGGTAAGCTGTCACCAAGAGCAAAGAAATCAATTTTCCTTGGATATCCGGAAGGAACAAAAGGATATAGAGTTTGGATTTCTGAAGGTGGACTTGGTAAGGCAGTGATAAGCAGGGATGTTACTTTCAATGAAGATGACTTGTTAAACGATATGCCTCTAGAAAGAAAGACAGTCATGGATAATGACAGTAAGAGTAATGATCATATCTTGGTGGAGTCAGATCAAGGAGAGTATCTTGATACTACACTACAGCCCGGAAGCTTGGAAGATCAAGAATCATTTGAAAAACAGGATGAGTCATATTTGAGGGATTATACCCTCGTGAAGGACAGAGCAAAGAGAACCATAAAACCACCTGAAAGATATGGTTATGCAGACCTCATTTCATATGCATTAAGTGTGTCAGAAACCTTAAACGTGGATGAACCAATTACCTATAATGAAGCTGTCAATGGTCCACACAAAGAGAGGTGGAGAGAAGCCATGCTTGAGGAAATAAGTTCACTTAAAAGAAATGATACTTGGAAATTGGTGGAGCTGCCGAAGAACAGAAAGGTGATAGGGAGCaaatggattttcaagataAAGGATGGCATTCCAGGAACTGTGAATCTCAAGTTCAAGGCTAGATTAGTGGCCAAAGGTTTTACACAAAGAGAGGGCATTGATTACAATGAAGTCTTCTCACCTGTTGTAAAGCATACATCTATCCGAATTCTACTGGCTTTAACAGCAAGCATGGATCTGGAATTGGAGCAAATGGATGTAAGAACAGCTTTTCTGCATGGTAGCCTAGATGAAGTTATCTTCATGAGGCAACCAGAGGGGTATGAGGTAGCAGGCCAAGAAAACAAAGTATGCTTGCTTCAGAAATCACTATACGGTTTGAAACAATCATCAAGACAATGGTACAAACGTTTTGACAACTTCATGATCAGAAATTCTTTCCAAAGAAGTAAATATGACAGTTGTGTATACCATAAGTCGAATTCTAATGATTGCACTATCTACTTGTTactctatgttgatgacatgctAATTGCATGTAAAAGCATGAAGGAGATAGATAACCTGAAGGATAAGCTCAAAGCAGAATTCgagatgaaggatttaggttcAGCAAGGAGGATTCTTGGCATGCAAATTACCAGAAACAGAAGAAAGAGATTGATGTATATTTCTCAGACAGACTACTTGAGGAAGGTTGTGACTAAGTTTGGGATGAATGAATCTAAAGATGTTGCTACACCATTAGCGTCACATTTTAGATTATCCACAGATCAGTGCCCTAAGGAGACTGAAGAGCAGTCTTATATGGAGAATGTACCATATTCGAATGCCACAGGGAGCTTAATGTATGCTATGGTTTGTACGAGACCTGATATAGCATACGCCATTAGCTTAGTAAGCAGATTTATGAGCAGACCTGGAAGAACTCATTGGAGTGCTGTGAAATGGATTCTGAGATACATCAAAGCCACCATGTCTACTGGCTTGATATATGGTAATTTACATGACACTACAGAGGGATTGGTTGGTTATGTAGATGCTGATTACGCAGCTGATATTGACAAGAGAAGATCGATCAGTGGTTACACTTTCATGTTCAAGGGATGTGTAGTTAGCTGGAAAGCTACATTACAAGCCATAGTGGCTTTATCTACCACAGAGGCAGAATATGTAGCTATTACCGAAGCAGCTAAGGAGGGCATTTGGCTTAAAGGCATCTTAACAGAACTCATAAGAAGAGATATCAGTGTTAAGATGTACACTGATAGCCAAAGTGCCTTGCACTTAACCAAGAACCCCATGCACCATGAAAGGACTAAACATATAGACATCAGGCTGCATTTTATAAGGGATTTGGTGGAGCAGGATAAGATTGATATGCACAAGATATCAACTGAAGACAACCCTGCAGACATGTTGACCAAACCCATTCCAACCATGAAGTTCCAACATTGCCTTGATCAGCTAAATGTTGGGGAAACTAAGGTTACTCCTTAGTCTTGGAATTGTCTTGCCCGAGGTTCATAGGTAATCCATGGTGGAGATTTGTGAAGTTGGATTACCTTATGGATTGCTGATTGGTCCACGCACTATGGTGCATGGTAGGATCAATTCCATGATGCACAGGATTGCAACTCTGCTAGATGATCGAACGGAATTGCAACTGCACAAGGGATCGGTTATTAGAGGTTATTTGCTGGCAACTACATGCATGCAAGATTGTTGCCCTATAAGAAGGGGACTACTCTTTGGAGATGCGAGGCACTTCATATTGTATCGATCTGATTTCTTTCTTTGTTGATTGTTATTCGAATCATTGTATTAAAGAGAGAGTGTTCTTGGTGTAATCCTCTTGTAACAAACACGATCGTGATTAGTGTATTTGAGCCTTGGGCAAGGCGAAGTGGATGTAGGATATTCAATCCGAACCACTATAATTCTTGGTGTTTCTTGTTTACTCAATTTCTCATATACTGATTTTCAATCTCATATCATCGAATTAGTGAAGCTCCTTTGGGTGATCAATCGAATGTGTTTAAAAGGAAACTCAACACCCCATTAATGAGTAATGGGTGGGGTCACGCATCGCCTGCATTCGGGAGTTAATTAAGCCCCAGCCCATGGCCCGCACTCTATGCAGCAACGATCGATCAATATTTCCGAAGTCGGCTTTAAGCCGATCACCTATGGCATCTCAACCGGCATAATTGTGTTATGCATCAATATCATCGTCTCATGAGTCAAACCGCAGGGTGCATTGTTTTTGGGTTAACATCTATTAGTCCATCTATAGTCCCTTGTGTTTCATTTGCGAGATGCCTCGGTACATATAAATCGGAATTTTGGAATGGAAGAGAGTGATCGATGCGAAAAAACAAAACTATATATCATTAAGTAAAGTACACAATGTTAGGATTTTACAatcatcttcaatcaaatcgaAGCGCTAGAAGAATCTGAACTTGACGAGTAGGACATCATAGCCCAGACCTTCTGTGTGTGTTAGATCGCCCATAATTGGGCTGCCTATAGTTAGGTCACCCGTTAATATCTCTATGCTCCAGATGTTCATTTCTGGACGTATGTTGAAATATTGTCCCACATCGGTAGGATAGATTTTCTGGGAGCCCTTAATATAGATAAGAGCAATCTTCatctcttgagctagcttttgaaaTGAATTAGGTCCAAGTTAAttttaacatggtatcagagcctgatttccaccgttatgtgttggacgGCCAATAGTTGGCCTCGCCCGTCCCATAATTGGATCACCCATTAATTTCTCACGTGCGAGGAATGTTTAATATATAGACAAGGACAAACCTCCTCTCTTGTTCCACCGCTATGTGTTGGACGGCCAATAGTTGGCTTCGCCCGTCCCATAATTGGGTCACCTATTAATTTCTCACGTGAGAGGAGTGTTTAATATATAGTGTTTAATATATAGACAAGGACAACCTTCTCTTCTTGAGCCACCTTTTAAGTTGATTTAGGTTCAAATCAATTTCTTAACATATTTCACGATCACAATGATCTGGACACACAAACTTTTGAGGCAGACAGCTGAGAGCATCATTCTAGCTAGTGCGTGCAACATCTACTAGATTAACTCGAGAGTTTTTAAGAATGCATCCAAAACGGGGATGAGCTAGCCGGAAGGCCGGGTTTGAAACCATGCGCGGCCGCATCGACGTCACATTTATGAATCCTACTGTTCGAGAGTTGGCACCAACACAACATTAATTTTCAGAATGAAGCTGTTGCCTCTCTTTTGCTTGTTCACCAGTAGTATTTCAAGATTTTACTTCGATTACATACTGTAATTGGTGCAGAGTACTACGTACAAACAACTTGCAATACAATTAATTGACTTCATATGTATGTATCCTCCTCGTGTCTTTTTCATTCTGGGAATATTATCTATTACATATTGTCCGCTTTGATGGATACGCGCGTTGCTTAATTTTTGTACGAAAGCAACAGTGTCCTTGTGTTTTGGCCATGCATCATATTTAGACCAAAGAATATATATACCTCGTAATTTAATACATATATGCGACGTACAGTACCACTCCACTGTCATCCATGTGAAAGTTATATGCCTGCTGGCCTGTCTTTGAAAGTTCAACGCACATAGTATATATTACGCACATTATTTTCATTTCTTGCAATTATTTACTCTGAAATATTTTGAAATCGACACAAATTATGTGCTACGGTGACTTGTTGCtttcaaatttttatatggTGACAACGCCAATGTCATCGTCAGGCGCGTATAATATCACCATGCCAGAATCCTAAATTAAGAAGATAAAAATCTTAAACCATTCTATATTTATTGTGGTGCAAAACATGTCACCACATACAATAACATGCTGCAGCTGCAACTATATATAGCGGCGGTAAAATCTTCTGCTCGATGTTAATTATATATTGTGAAAAGAGAAAAGCTAAAAACTCCTAAACGATGTCTCGCACACGCATagtaattatatattaattacttATGTACTTTATGAATCCGATTTATCAAGATTCATCAATTTTATTCGAACTAGACACCATTTCAACTTCCCGGGCCGGGAACATGACTCCGATCTGCAAGCATTACACATCAGGTTGTCCCGTAAATCCGGGGTCATTGATGGAACCGGATGATTCGTCTTGCATGTCTCCATGGCGATCCAGTATCTTATTACAGGAGCTGAACATGGTAAGAGGACATAGTTTCAAGCCATGTTTACTCGGGTCGGCGCCCATTTTTATCAACTTTTTCTTAGTATGTGAGTGCCAATGATTCCTTACTTCATCATCTGTCCGACCCGGCAAACGTCCAGCGATTAGAGACCACCTAACAACCAATAGAGGGTTAATCTCTTAGCATGAAAGGGAAGATATCACAAAATTCGTTAGTATGTTTTTCGTTTTCGTCCAGTGAGTTATCAAAGTTCAATCTTAGTCTTTTTTTGATATCGGCACTTAATAGGACCAAAAAGCGTGAGCAAACCAATTTACatgactaaaattataatttttccttGTATACAATATTTCGTTGCGAAAAATTAGACTCTTTACCGATTGCCAAGGAGTGCGTAGAGCCGAATGATGAGGTCTTCTTCATCTTCACCGAAGTCATTCCCCTGCTTAATTTTTGGCCTTAGGTGGTTCATCCAACGCTGTCTGCAGCATTTTCCGCACCGGTGCaaccctatatatatataaatcaatgGATGTAACATTTTCTTTGATTATCTTTCTATTCGATTATTGTATTAAACCCTTCAATTCTATATTGTATATCGTGTTTGCGTTTGATTTtgccaaagaaaaaaaaaaagaacattatATCGTATATCATCATTATAATCAATTAGGAGACGGGACGATTGCAAAATAAATAATGGAGAAGAGACGAAATTTGAGAACCACCAGGAGAACTGATAAATTAGATTAGAGAGTTATGTTTTCTTTGTTATTttgtaattattttttagtaaaacaaagtttatagataaaatttttgaaaaaaaataaaaaaatctaaatgAAGCTAAGCGCAAGGCAACGGCAACCCCCCAGCCCCCCACCGATGCTCTGAATACATGCTTTTTAATTATGCCTAAACTTTTTCTAACTTTTTCAAATTTGAACCACCATGCATGCACTATTTGACCTACTCTAGTAGAAAacatggtaaaaaaaaaataaatgccatcacgatttattttatttccagCACACCGATCgacaaattaaatcacaaacatattaaaattttcgcgCTTGAATAATTTGAAGTTAGATAAAATCATGATAAAGTATACCAAGgcgaagaaaaaaaaagaaagatgaGTGAAAAAAACCTGCGGACTTGGGGACTTTGGTCCAAGGCCCTTCGCCGTGAACGTTGATGTAATCGGTCAACTGACTATCTTCTTGCTCGCTCCATGAGGACTCTAATTTCTCTTTGTGTTTCTTGCTGCTACAACATTTCCTCATACTTGGAATGGATTAACGAAGCCGTTAAGGCCTAATTATGActaatattattattacaaCTGAAGTTAGTGTACATGGGATATAAAACCCTAGTTGGATAACAGTGTATTTATATAGAAAAGAAGAGGCCGGGGAGTGGATATGGATGGAGTTGTAATAAGAAGAATGGAGGCTGACTCGTTGACTGGTGGATTCCCCCAATTTTGGTGGGTTGAAATGGGATCCGCCCAACAACAGTAGTGAACTAAATCGATTGTGCACTCTTCACCAACCATTTTTCACACGTCAATATCAAACTAATATTATATTCTAggcaataaaattatataatataaaatcttTGTATCTATCCAGTCAATTAGGTAATCAGCAGTACATCTTGTTTTTGTCCTCAATTCCCTTTCAAATCTTAAAAATAAGATTGGATTTTCCATTTCTTCTCACTAAATAAAGTCGTCGTCTTcgtaaacaaacaaacaaagatTAAAAATCTCTTAAAAATATCTTGTTTTACTGGaatattttttactttttttttgaaGGATGGGTATTAATTGTTCTTTTGGTTACTTGTAAAATTTTGTCACAATTAATCTTTGTTTGGTATATATAGCATTGATGAGATATATATTGTATCGAATTGATTCTGTCACAAATTTCGTTTTAAAAGTACCGTGTGTCCATATAAGATAACAAATAATGTTAGTGAGTCAAATTTCGAAATATATACTGTTTTACTTTGTCATATTCTATGTTGACAtgtgtattttataaataaattaagaaaaaattaatgtAAGTTTGAT comes from Henckelia pumila isolate YLH828 chromosome 4, ASM3356847v2, whole genome shotgun sequence and encodes:
- the LOC140867533 gene encoding transcription factor MYB3-like yields the protein MRKCCSSKKHKEKLESSWSEQEDSQLTDYINVHGEGPWTKVPKSAGLHRCGKCCRQRWMNHLRPKIKQGNDFGEDEEDLIIRLYALLGNRWSLIAGRLPGRTDDEVRNHWHSHTKKKLIKMGADPSKHGLKLCPLTMFSSCNKILDRHGDMQDESSGSINDPGFTGQPDV